Proteins found in one Takifugu flavidus isolate HTHZ2018 chromosome 7, ASM371156v2, whole genome shotgun sequence genomic segment:
- the mllt1a gene encoding protein ENL isoform X2 — protein sequence MENQCTVQVKLELGHRAQLRKKVTSEGFTHDWMVFVRGPETGDIQHFVDKVVFRLHESFPKPKRVCKEPPYKVEESGYAGFLMPIEVYFKNKEEPRKVCFNYDLFLNLEGNPPVNHLRCEKLTFNNPTKEFRRKLIKAGGILVVPEGAEAVSRPSPDYPMLPTIPLSAFSDPKKTKTSHVSKEPSKEGSGGSSKGPKPHKLTKEHRERPRKDSESKATSKDDRDGGGKSRDPSSSSSSKKPSEIKVKEEVKVLPKAAFKEPKLTLKESKMEGMSPKGGGAGTTGGGGGGGPAECKALGKRPATVESPKPSAKKQKKGSSEGPKGATGGAFTGTSPRVSSSSAVSQAYPDKKPPKDKGRCAKGKNDTQEPKEPKKLAESEESNSEEEASSKSEQSALSSPSNSSSSSDSSSDSDFEPGQKPGQGPLRSMVEEIQSEESDDDDSTSEEEAPIKTNPPNRDSRLSLDSESDSSDGSHSPSRDPAPPPQKHNSSNNKVSGRKSPDSSFRSEKVLKKGYDKAYTEELVDLHRRLMALRERNVLQQIVNLIEETGHFNVTNTTFDFDLFSLDESTVRKLQSYLEATAT from the exons TGTACAGTGCAAGTGAAGCTGGAGCTTGGCCACAGAGCCCAGTTAAGGAAGAAAGTTACATCAGAAGGCTTCACGCATGACTGGATGGTGTTTGTCAGAGGTCCAGAGACCGGCGACATCCAGCACTTTGTAGACAAGGTTGTCTTCCGCCTTCACGAGAGCTTCCCCAAACCCAAAAGAG TGTGCAAGGAGCCGCCGTACAAAGTGGAGGAGTCGGGCTACGCGGGCTTCCTCATGCCCATAGAAGTTTACTTCAAGAACAAG GAGGAGCCCAGAAAAGTGTGCTTCAACTACGACCTCTTCCTTAACTTGGAGGGAAACCCCCCAGTCAACCACTTGCGCTGTGAGAAGCTCACCTTCAACAACCCCACCAAAGAGTTCAGAAGAAAACTGATCAAAGCCGGAGGG ATATTAGTGGTGCCGGAGGGGGCCGAAGCTGTGTCGAGGCCCAGCCCTGATTACCCGATGCTGCCCACCATCCCCCTTTCTGCCTTCTCTGACCCCAAGAAGACCAAGACTTCTCATGTATCAAAG GAACCCAGCAAAGAAGGAAGTGGTGGCAGCAGTAAAGGACCCAAACCGCACAAGCTGACCAAGGAGCACCGCGAACGCCCCAGGAAAGACTCTGAGAGCAAAGCCACGTCGAAAGACGacagagatggggggggcaaGAGTCGCgacccctcctcttcctcgtcttcAAAGAAGCCGTCGGAGATCAAagtgaaagaggaagtgaaggtgCTACCCAAGGCTGCCTTCAAGGAGCCTAAGCTGACCCTGAAGGAATCAAAGATGGAGGGCATGTCCCCcaaaggagggggggcagggaccacagggggtggtgggggaggagggccagCGGAGTGTAAAGCCCTGGGGAAACGACCCGCCACCGTCGAGTCTCCCAAACCAAGtgcaaagaagcagaaaaagggCAGCTCAGAGGGGCCAAAGGGGGCGACAGGCGGAGCCTTCACAGGAACGTCTCCTCGCGTTTCCTCTTCGTCTGCAGTCAGCCAGGCCTACCCCGACAAGAAGCCCCCCAAGGATAAAGGTCGCTGTGCCAAGGGCAAAAATGACACTCAGGAGCCGAAAGAGCCCAAGAAGCTCGCAGAGTCAGAGGAGTCCAACTCAGAGGAAGAAGCCTCGTCCAAATCAGAG CAGTCGGCCCTTTCGAGCCCTTCAAAttccagttccagctctgaCTCCAGTTCAGATTCAGACTTTGAGCCTGGACAGAAGCCAGGCCAAG GTCCTCTTCGCTCTATGGTGGAGGAGATCCAGTCCGAAGAGTCGGATGATGACGACAGCACCTCGGAGGAGGAGGCGCCCATCAAGACCAACCCCCCCAACCGCGACTCCCG ACTCAGCCTGGACAGTGAGAGTGACAGCAGCGATGGCTCGCACAGCCCCAGTCGAGACCCTGCCCCACCCCCGCAGAAACACAACTCCTCTAATAACAAA GTTTCGGGCAGAAAGAGTCCAGATTCCTCCTTCCGCTCAGAGAAGGTGTTGAAGAAGGGATACGACAAG GCCTACACGGAAGAGCTGGTGGACCTCCACCGCAGGCTGATGGCTCTGCGGGAGCGGAACgtcctgcagcag ATCGTCAACCTGATCGAGGAGACGGGCCACTTCAACGTGACCAACACCACCTTCGACTTCGACCTGTTTTCACTGGACGAGTCCACCGTCCGCAAACTACAGAGCTACCTGGAGGCCACGGCCACGTGA
- the mllt1a gene encoding protein ENL isoform X1, whose translation MENQCTVQVKLELGHRAQLRKKVTSEGFTHDWMVFVRGPETGDIQHFVDKVVFRLHESFPKPKRVCKEPPYKVEESGYAGFLMPIEVYFKNKEEPRKVCFNYDLFLNLEGNPPVNHLRCEKLTFNNPTKEFRRKLIKAGGILVVPEGAEAVSRPSPDYPMLPTIPLSAFSDPKKTKTSHVSKEPSKEGSGGSSKGPKPHKLTKEHRERPRKDSESKATSKDDRDGGGKSRDPSSSSSSKKPSEIKVKEEVKVLPKAAFKEPKLTLKESKMEGMSPKGGGAGTTGGGGGGGPAECKALGKRPATVESPKPSAKKQKKGSSEGPKGATGGAFTGTSPRVSSSSAVSQAYPDKKPPKDKGRCAKGKNDTQEPKEPKKLAESEESNSEEEASSKSEQSALSSPSNSSSSSDSSSDSDFEPGQKPGQGPLRSMVEEIQSEESDDDDSTSEEEAPIKTNPPNRDSRLSLDSESDSSDGSHSPSRDPAPPPQKHNSSNNKVSGRKSPDSSFRSEKVLKKGYDKVGRAYTEELVDLHRRLMALRERNVLQQIVNLIEETGHFNVTNTTFDFDLFSLDESTVRKLQSYLEATAT comes from the exons TGTACAGTGCAAGTGAAGCTGGAGCTTGGCCACAGAGCCCAGTTAAGGAAGAAAGTTACATCAGAAGGCTTCACGCATGACTGGATGGTGTTTGTCAGAGGTCCAGAGACCGGCGACATCCAGCACTTTGTAGACAAGGTTGTCTTCCGCCTTCACGAGAGCTTCCCCAAACCCAAAAGAG TGTGCAAGGAGCCGCCGTACAAAGTGGAGGAGTCGGGCTACGCGGGCTTCCTCATGCCCATAGAAGTTTACTTCAAGAACAAG GAGGAGCCCAGAAAAGTGTGCTTCAACTACGACCTCTTCCTTAACTTGGAGGGAAACCCCCCAGTCAACCACTTGCGCTGTGAGAAGCTCACCTTCAACAACCCCACCAAAGAGTTCAGAAGAAAACTGATCAAAGCCGGAGGG ATATTAGTGGTGCCGGAGGGGGCCGAAGCTGTGTCGAGGCCCAGCCCTGATTACCCGATGCTGCCCACCATCCCCCTTTCTGCCTTCTCTGACCCCAAGAAGACCAAGACTTCTCATGTATCAAAG GAACCCAGCAAAGAAGGAAGTGGTGGCAGCAGTAAAGGACCCAAACCGCACAAGCTGACCAAGGAGCACCGCGAACGCCCCAGGAAAGACTCTGAGAGCAAAGCCACGTCGAAAGACGacagagatggggggggcaaGAGTCGCgacccctcctcttcctcgtcttcAAAGAAGCCGTCGGAGATCAAagtgaaagaggaagtgaaggtgCTACCCAAGGCTGCCTTCAAGGAGCCTAAGCTGACCCTGAAGGAATCAAAGATGGAGGGCATGTCCCCcaaaggagggggggcagggaccacagggggtggtgggggaggagggccagCGGAGTGTAAAGCCCTGGGGAAACGACCCGCCACCGTCGAGTCTCCCAAACCAAGtgcaaagaagcagaaaaagggCAGCTCAGAGGGGCCAAAGGGGGCGACAGGCGGAGCCTTCACAGGAACGTCTCCTCGCGTTTCCTCTTCGTCTGCAGTCAGCCAGGCCTACCCCGACAAGAAGCCCCCCAAGGATAAAGGTCGCTGTGCCAAGGGCAAAAATGACACTCAGGAGCCGAAAGAGCCCAAGAAGCTCGCAGAGTCAGAGGAGTCCAACTCAGAGGAAGAAGCCTCGTCCAAATCAGAG CAGTCGGCCCTTTCGAGCCCTTCAAAttccagttccagctctgaCTCCAGTTCAGATTCAGACTTTGAGCCTGGACAGAAGCCAGGCCAAG GTCCTCTTCGCTCTATGGTGGAGGAGATCCAGTCCGAAGAGTCGGATGATGACGACAGCACCTCGGAGGAGGAGGCGCCCATCAAGACCAACCCCCCCAACCGCGACTCCCG ACTCAGCCTGGACAGTGAGAGTGACAGCAGCGATGGCTCGCACAGCCCCAGTCGAGACCCTGCCCCACCCCCGCAGAAACACAACTCCTCTAATAACAAA GTTTCGGGCAGAAAGAGTCCAGATTCCTCCTTCCGCTCAGAGAAGGTGTTGAAGAAGGGATACGACAAGGTAGGAAGG GCCTACACGGAAGAGCTGGTGGACCTCCACCGCAGGCTGATGGCTCTGCGGGAGCGGAACgtcctgcagcag ATCGTCAACCTGATCGAGGAGACGGGCCACTTCAACGTGACCAACACCACCTTCGACTTCGACCTGTTTTCACTGGACGAGTCCACCGTCCGCAAACTACAGAGCTACCTGGAGGCCACGGCCACGTGA